AGCCGAGAGGAATCTATGCCCTTTCTTTGGAATGAACGCAGAACGGATTCTTCTCCCCTCTTCGGTCCTCACAGGAATGTTCTGTAGATTGGGATCTTTGCATGAAAGTCTTCCTGTTTCAGTCCCTGTCTGGCTGAATGAAGGGTGAATCCTACCAGTTTCAGCATTGATCTGTAGGGGAAGCTTGTCGATATAGGTTGACTTGAGCTTATTGAGCATTCGGTATTGCAAGATCAAGGCAACTTCCCGGTAGGTCTCCTGCAAAGGCTCCAGTACTTCAGTTGCAGTGGAGAATCCTGAGCGGGTCTTGGCACCGGTAGGAATCTCACGCTCTACAAAAAGCACTTCCTGCAATTGCTGTGGGGAGTTCAGATTGAAACTATGCCCACAGATGGAGAAAATCTCCTCCTTGATGACATCAATGCGCTTCTCAAACTCCTCGGAGAGAGGCTCTATTCGACTTCTCTCCAGGTAAATACCCGCCAGTTCCATGTTTGCAATGATCAGGAGCAAGGGCATTTCAATGTCATTAAGCAAATCAAGCAAGCCTCTTGCCTTGAGAAGTTCCAGGAACACCTCATAGAGGCGGAAAGTCACATCAGCATCCTCTGCACCATAGAACACCACCTGGTCCAAGGGAATATCACTCAGCAATTTTCCTTTTGGTACAATATCACTGTAGCGGACCGTCTTATGTTCCAGATACTTCTCTGCAAGATAGTCCATATTGAATACCGAGGTACTATCCAACAACCATGCAGCAACCATGGTATCGAAGACAACGCGTTTGGGAACCACCCCCCAACGAACCAATACCTTGTAATCGTATTTGAAGTTCTGCCCGATAAGCGAGAGTTTCCCACTCCCGAGATAGTCGGCAAGTAGGTCACGCACCTCATCTACTGGCAGGAGTTCCTTTCCCTCATGCACCAAGGGAACATAGTAAGCTTTCTCTGCCTCATTGGTGAAGGAGAAACCAATAACATCGGCAACCATCTCATCAATACTGGTTGTCTCAAGATCGAATGCTACTGGTTTTCTTGCCTTCTCATATGATGCAAGCAACTCAGAAAGTGCTTTTATTGTTGTCACGGCCTCATATGAACCGTTCTTGGAGGCTTTCTTCACTGGCTTTTCAGGAAGGAACGAGGAGGCATCCCCCCCCCAGGCCCGTCCAAGTTCCTTGAGGATGGTTCGCATCCCAATCTCCTGGAACAGGGGAATGGCTGCCTCATAGTCTACATCCTTGACCAAGTACTGATCAGTATCGAAGGTTTCGACATTGAATAGGTCACGCCTGAGGATGACCAGACTCTTGCTCAGTTGCGCGTTCTCCTTTCCTTCCAACAACTTCTTCTGCAGACCAGGAGCAACCAGCTTAATATGTTCATAGATACCATCCAGGGTACCAAATTGCTGCAAGAGCTTTGCAGCCCCTTTCTCCCCGATCCCTTTTACCCCAGGGATATTATCCGAAGAATCACCCAACAGGGAGAGGTAATCGACTATCTGGGAAGGTTTGATCCCAAGCATCGCCTCTACTTCATTGTCTCCCATCAATTGGTAGAACTTCTCATTCTTTTTCGCAGGTCTCAAGGCAAAGGTGTGTTCATCCACGAGTTGGAGCAAGTCCTTGTCGCCGGTAAACATGATGGTGTCAATTCCATGTCGGGTCGCTTCCTCGCTCAAGGTGGCGATAATGTCATCGGCCTCATACCCCTCCATCGTGATGGATGGAATCTTCAAAGCCTTGAGGATGTTGTTGATAATGGGTACCTGAGTATGGAGGTCCTCTGGTGCGGCATCCCTTGTTGCCTTATAGGGTTCATACATTATATGGCGGAACGTCTTCTCCTTTCCGTCCATTGCAACCACCAGATAGTCTGGCGAGTATTCACGTATCAATTTCAAGACCGTGGAAAAGAATCCATATACTGCAGATATGTTGTTTCCCTGGGTATCTTGCATTGGATTCCTAAAAAATCCGTAGTAGGAGCGGTAGATCAGGCCGTAGCCATCGATTATATACAATTTCTTTCGGTCACTGAGTGTTGTGGACTCCTTCTTTTTCTCATCCTGCTTAGGAGGTACAGAAAGGGGTCTATCCTTTGACTCCTTTTGCAACTTCTCTTGATCAAAATCCTGGCTGGAAAACAGTTCATCCATGGTATCCCCCTATGGTTAACGAGAGCGTATCATAAGCCACATGGATATGAGATGGAAGTTCATCTTCCAGCTTTTGGTGGCTCACATTATGGCTGAGATGGGTGAAATAGGCACGCTTCGCGCCAACAAATTCTACAAAGGCCTTTGCTTCGAATACACTGTAGTGGGTTGGATGCGGCCAATAGCGCAAGGCACCCACAACAAGAGTATCGAGCCCCTTAAAGTAGGGAAGACTCTCAGGCGGTACTTCGCTACAGTCGGTTGCATAGGCAAAATCCCCAATCCTGAACGCAAAAATATCCCTTTTGCCGTGTAGGATGGGAATGGGTATTACGGTGAAGGGTCCAATCTCAATCGCTTCATATGCCTTCATGGTATTGAGCTGGAGATGGGGGACCCCTCCTGCGATCGTACTCCCGGTAAGCACATAGGGAAAGCGATCAGTTATTGCATGCTTTACTTCATCCTGACAGTATACAGGTAGTACCTGATCCTTACAGAACACCCTCAGGTCATCAATTCCATTGAAATGATCTGCATGGTCATGGGTATACAGCACTGCATCAAGATGAGAAATATCCGCTCTGAGGGCTTGTAGACGAAACTCCGGAGTGGTATCGACCAAAAGGGAGTGCTCCCCACTCCTGATGAGGATACTGGAGCGAAAACGTTTATCCCGAGGATCGCTGGAAGTACAGACAGGGCATTTACAACCAATAACAGGAACACCATGGCTTGTTCCTGTGCCGAGAAAGATAACTTCAAATGGAATCATTGGGCACGTTCCGTTACTTGTTTCACTGCAGATTCAAGGGCCTGTTGTCCATCCTTTGCAGCATCCTTGAGTTGTTCTCGGACCTCAGGACTGGAAAGGAGTTCCTGCAATCGGGCAAACGACTCCTTCGAGAAATCTGGGTTGCCCTGTGCCTGCTCGCTGATCACATCCAGAACCTGGGCATTCACCGATCCTTCGCGAAGGGCAAAGCTGACACCAAGAAACTGCATTCCCATGCTGGGAATAAAGAAATACATCACAAAAAAGCTCAATACTGCTGCAATTACAGCTGACAGAAATGCGTGAAAAAACCCTCTTCTTGCCATGGTGATTCTCCTCTCACTACTCTACCATACTTGGACAAAGGCGAAAAGCAACACAGGCCCGGATTTCTCCGGGCCTGCAGGTAATATACATAGGTACTATTAGAAAAGTGAGAACAAGAGAGAAACACCAACCTTGCCATCATCAAGATCGGCACTGAAGAGGTCATCCACCTGTGCTGCATTCTTGAATGTGTACTCTGTATCCAAGGTGTAGTTCAATCCGAGCATTATATTGCCCAGATTAAAGTCAACGGTGGCACGGACTGCAACGGGCGACTGCACGAAAGCATCCCCAAAGCTTTCCCAATCGGCGACCCCGCTACCGTCAGCAGCACTAATTTTTGCTTTCCCTGCATCATCAATGAGTACGCGGAAGCGTGGGCCCATGCCAAAGCCGAGGCGGGCAATTCCCAGTAGATCCATCGAGACACCAGCTGTGGTGAGAGCGGAAATCTCAGTGTAATCAATCGAGGTATCGTCATCAGTATAAGTTCCAAAGGTCCCAACCACATCCACTTCAGCAATGAGCAACTTCACACGGAGGTCAGCACCCAAAGTGTAGTTCTTGAAATCACCCATGCCGTCGAAAGAGTCAGCATCCTTGATTTTGCCAAGCGTTTGGTTGTACTGCGCAGTAGCACCCAAACTAAGATCAACAACAGCAGCACTCAGTGCTGTAGGTAGCATCACACATACGATGAGCAGTAAGACCATGCTTTTTTTCTTCATTTCATAACCCCTTTTGTCATTACTTATGACACATTACTTATTGCGTACTAAATTTAGAACATTTTCAGTGCCAGCGCAAGGGAGAGGGAGGCCTTATCCACAGCAAATATGCCCCACCACTGACTTGAGGTGAACACTGAACCCAATGTTGCACTACTTTCCATCAGCCATCTGGCCCTGATTCCCACAGGACCAACTTCAGAGCCCAAACCAATCTGAAGGTAGACCGGACTTTCGAACATTGCCTCACTAAAGGTTTTTTCCTCAGCATCAGCTCGTTCTCCATCTGCAAGTTCATAAAATGAGCGCTGACTGCTTGAGGAGGTCGGCATATAGGTAACACTGGGGCCAGCGCCGAACTCCAGGGCAAGTACCGAACCAAGAACGGGCAGACTCACCGAACCCATTCCAATCAGGAGGACTCCCTGTGCATCATCGCTACAGGTTATGGGATAGACCATGGCCTGGCCTTGCAGGAATGCAAGACGTGCACTCAACTCCCCTGAAAACATCCAATTATCTGGATCCTTGAATCCAAGGGAAATATCACCTGCTTCTTCAGGTGAGTAGGTGGCACCGAAGCCAAGGCTTACATTGAGTAAGCTCCTTGCACCGATAGCGGAAGGAACCATGAGGATCATGATGATAATGAGAATAAGTGAACTTTTGCGCATACAGTTTAGCAACTCCTCACCTGTATAACAGCTATGAGGCAAAGAAGCTACAAAAGAAAAGCAATTTTTTATTTGGTTCTTATATTACTCTGCTAGCGTTTCCAACTCTTGTTGCCAGAGAGCCACAGAGGAATCACTACTCATCCGCCAATCCCCACGGGGAGAAAGGGAGACCGATCCAATTTTCGGACCATCAGGGAGACAGGACCGCTTGAATTGTTGACTGAAAAACCGACGATAGAATGTTTTCAACCAGCCAAGGATGAAATCTGGTTCATAGATATCGGCAAACGCATACTTGGCCAACCTGTACACCTTTGCGGGACTGTATCCGAATCGAACCACTTGGTAAAGGAAGAAATCATGGAGTTCATATGGCCCTACAAGATCCTCGGTCACCTGGCTGATCGTTCCATCGCCCTTGGCAGGAAGCAGTTCAGGACTAACAGGGGTATCCACAACATCCAGCAATACTTTCTTCAATGAAGGCTCGCTGATCATGGCAATATAGGCAACCAGATGCCTGACCAAGGTTTTGGGAACTGAGGCATTCACCCCGTACATCGACATATGGTCTCCGTTGTACGTTGCCCAACCAAGAGCAAGCTCAGAGAGGTCTCCCGTTCCAATAACCAAACCACCTCTCTTGTTGGCAAGATCCATCAGGACCTGGGTACGCTCACGGGCCTGACTATTCTCATAGGTTACATCGGTAACAGCAGGGTCGTGACCAATATCCTTGAAATGTTGGCCTACTGCCTTCGAGATGGAGATGGTCAACAATTCCGCACCAAGCGCATTAGCAAGCTTGGTGGCATTCCCCTTGGTACGCTTGGTGGTACCGAAACCTGGCATGGTCACGGCAAGAATCCCACTCCTGGGAAGATTGAGGGCATCGAAAGCCCTGACACAGACAAGCAAGGCCAAGGTGGAGTCCAGCCCTCCTGACAGCCCCACAATTACTCGTTTCGCCTTCGTGTGCTCGAGTCGTTTCTTCAAGCCAAGGGATTGCAAGGTCAGAATCTTTTCACACCGTGCAGTCCTTGTCTGCTCATCAGAGGGAACAAACGGATTCCTGTCAAACTTCCGGGTCAAGGAGCAGTCGCGCTCCTCAAGGGCAAAGGGTATGCGTTGATAAGCACGGTCATCGTAGCCAAAACTCTGCCTGCGGATTCTTTCCAAGACAAGTTTCTGGACATCTATCTCCGTTACCAGGAGCGAGTCACTCACCCCACTCTCTTCAGCAAGCTTATGACCATCCTCATAGATCAGGTTATGGGGAGAGAACACGAGATCGGTAGTGGACTCACCCTCACCTGCATCGCTGTAAAGATATGCACAGAGCAATCGAGCGCTCTGGGTCTCGACGAGCGAACGGCGATACTCCTCCTTTCCGACCAATTCATCACTTGCAGAACAGTTGGTAATGACCGTCGCACCAGCAACCGCATGATCAGTACTGGGAGAGCGTGGGACCCAAAGGTCCTCACATACTTCACAGGCAACCACCAACTCGGGAAGGTTGGTACAGGTGAAGAGCAATCGTGTACCGAAATAGGTTTTCTGACCAAGGAACTCTATTTCAATATTCTCATCTGAGGGGACACGGAACCAACGTTTCTCATAATACTCAAGATAGTTTGGCAGATGTTGCTTGGGGACCATGCCAAGAATGCGTCCGCCCTGGACTACCACAGCACAGTTGTACAAGCGTCCATG
This sequence is a window from uncultured Sphaerochaeta sp.. Protein-coding genes within it:
- a CDS encoding MBL fold metallo-hydrolase, with product MIPFEVIFLGTGTSHGVPVIGCKCPVCTSSDPRDKRFRSSILIRSGEHSLLVDTTPEFRLQALRADISHLDAVLYTHDHADHFNGIDDLRVFCKDQVLPVYCQDEVKHAITDRFPYVLTGSTIAGGVPHLQLNTMKAYEAIEIGPFTVIPIPILHGKRDIFAFRIGDFAYATDCSEVPPESLPYFKGLDTLVVGALRYWPHPTHYSVFEAKAFVEFVGAKRAYFTHLSHNVSHQKLEDELPSHIHVAYDTLSLTIGGYHG
- a CDS encoding NAD(+) synthase yields the protein MKDGFVKCAVASASVHVADPIYNAASIVARMRSAVEREVRLLVLPELVTTAYTCADLFLQKSLQNGAVDAIAKVVEESRNSDLLVVFGSLVPLHGRLYNCAVVVQGGRILGMVPKQHLPNYLEYYEKRWFRVPSDENIEIEFLGQKTYFGTRLLFTCTNLPELVVACEVCEDLWVPRSPSTDHAVAGATVITNCSASDELVGKEEYRRSLVETQSARLLCAYLYSDAGEGESTTDLVFSPHNLIYEDGHKLAEESGVSDSLLVTEIDVQKLVLERIRRQSFGYDDRAYQRIPFALEERDCSLTRKFDRNPFVPSDEQTRTARCEKILTLQSLGLKKRLEHTKAKRVIVGLSGGLDSTLALLVCVRAFDALNLPRSGILAVTMPGFGTTKRTKGNATKLANALGAELLTISISKAVGQHFKDIGHDPAVTDVTYENSQARERTQVLMDLANKRGGLVIGTGDLSELALGWATYNGDHMSMYGVNASVPKTLVRHLVAYIAMISEPSLKKVLLDVVDTPVSPELLPAKGDGTISQVTEDLVGPYELHDFFLYQVVRFGYSPAKVYRLAKYAFADIYEPDFILGWLKTFYRRFFSQQFKRSCLPDGPKIGSVSLSPRGDWRMSSDSSVALWQQELETLAE
- the polA gene encoding DNA polymerase I — its product is MDELFSSQDFDQEKLQKESKDRPLSVPPKQDEKKKESTTLSDRKKLYIIDGYGLIYRSYYGFFRNPMQDTQGNNISAVYGFFSTVLKLIREYSPDYLVVAMDGKEKTFRHIMYEPYKATRDAAPEDLHTQVPIINNILKALKIPSITMEGYEADDIIATLSEEATRHGIDTIMFTGDKDLLQLVDEHTFALRPAKKNEKFYQLMGDNEVEAMLGIKPSQIVDYLSLLGDSSDNIPGVKGIGEKGAAKLLQQFGTLDGIYEHIKLVAPGLQKKLLEGKENAQLSKSLVILRRDLFNVETFDTDQYLVKDVDYEAAIPLFQEIGMRTILKELGRAWGGDASSFLPEKPVKKASKNGSYEAVTTIKALSELLASYEKARKPVAFDLETTSIDEMVADVIGFSFTNEAEKAYYVPLVHEGKELLPVDEVRDLLADYLGSGKLSLIGQNFKYDYKVLVRWGVVPKRVVFDTMVAAWLLDSTSVFNMDYLAEKYLEHKTVRYSDIVPKGKLLSDIPLDQVVFYGAEDADVTFRLYEVFLELLKARGLLDLLNDIEMPLLLIIANMELAGIYLERSRIEPLSEEFEKRIDVIKEEIFSICGHSFNLNSPQQLQEVLFVEREIPTGAKTRSGFSTATEVLEPLQETYREVALILQYRMLNKLKSTYIDKLPLQINAETGRIHPSFSQTGTETGRLSCKDPNLQNIPVRTEEGRRIRSAFIPKKGHRFLSADYSQIELVVLAHMADDPGLKRAFEEGVDVHRSTASLIFDVPLDEVSSDQRRIAKTINFGVMYGMGTHSLAKDLKISHSEAKQFIDQYFQRYSGVQSFVETTRSRAEKDGYVRTLLGHVRTITEINSRSAVERAKAQRIAVNTVIQGTAADIMKLAMLRISTAIKEKGLKATLLLQIHDELVFEVPDDEVEETIHVVREALEGAVKLSIPLKTSIEVGDNWGDIH